Genomic DNA from Edaphobacter lichenicola:
CAAGCACTCGATCTCAACTTCACGCATGACGTGCTCGAGGATGCCACCCTGCGACTTGACTCCGACAGGAACGCCAACCAGCTGGATCGGCACCGAAACAATTATCGTCTTGTCCATCGCGATGCGCTTCAGGTCGATGTGGAGGAGCGTGCCTTTGATCGGCTCATTCTGCCAATCAACGATCATGGCCTTGACCACGGCCGAACCTTCGACGTTGAGGTCGAAGATGGTGTTGTGACCGGAGTCGGAGTGGAGAATGCGGGTGATGACCTTGGGGTCGACCGCAACGGCGACTGCGTCCTGGCCTGCGCCGTAGACGACCGCGGGAATCTTGCCGGCGACACGAACGCGACGCGCGGCGTTCTTGTTGAACTTGCCCTCGCGGGGCGTTGCGACGACTGCTTCCATAGTGGATGATGCCATGATGAATCTTCCTTTCGGGCACGAAAAAAGCAGGGAATAGGGTGTAGGGAACAGGGTGTAGAAAACAAACCCAAATTACCTGCACCGAACGCTTCTGCTCGCTCCCTTTGCGGCAGATGCCGCTGTTAGTCCTTCGTTACAGCAGTGAGTCGGTTCCAAAGGGTTGGTTTACGCCCTACACCCTGTTCCCTACGCCCTGCCTTTAGTTGAACAGCGTACTGACGCTGGTCTCCATGTGAATACTCTCGATAGCGCGGCCAAGCAGACCAGCGATCGAAAGCACTTTAATCTTCTCCACCTTCAGCGCGTCTTCGCGCAGAGGGATGGTATTGGTCACGATCAACTGCTCCAATCGTGAAGCTGCGATACGCTCGACCGCCGGGCCCGAGAGCACCGGATGCGTCGCGCACGCATAAACTTTTTCCGCGCCCTCGGCCAGCAGCGCATCCACCGTCTTCACCAGGGTTCCGGCGGTGTCGATGATGTCGTCGAGGATCAAGCACGTTCGGCCCTGTACATCGCCGATCACGTTCATCACCTCGGTGACATTAATGTCGGTCCGCCGCTTGTCGACGATGGCCAACGGTACATCAAGTTTCTTGGCGAAGAAGCGCGCACGCTCCACACCCCCGGCATCCGGCGAAACCACCGTCAGATTGGGCAGGTCAAGCTCCCGGAAGTAGCTCACCAGCACCGGGCTGGCAAACAGATGATCCACCGGAATATTGAAGAACCCCTGAATCTGTGCTGCGTGCAGATCGACGAGCAGAGCGCGGTTTGCACCGGCGGTGGTCAGAAGATCGGCAACCAGCTTCGACGTAATGGCAACGCGCGGACGGTCTTTTCTGTCCTGCCGGGCGTAGCCATAGTAGGGAATGACAACCGTGATTCGTCCGGCTGAGGCGCGCTTGAGCGCATCCATCATGATCAGCAACTCGACAAGGTGCTGATCGACCGGGAAACACGTAGGCTGCACGAGAAAGACATCCGCACCGCGAACGTTCTCGAGCAGCTGAAAGTGAACCTCGCCGTCGGAGAATCTCTGCAACCGGGTCTCGCCCAGCGGCACACCGACGAACTTGCAGATCTCCTCGGCCAAAGGCTTATTGGACGATCCACAAAAAATCTTGATGCGCTTGTCATCTGCCAACCGGCCCGGGCGCTTTTTTTCCGGAGCTGGTTCTGGTACCCGCGGCCCCTGTGGGCCTTGAGCTCCTTTTGTATGTCCGCCCTGCGTAGAAGGCGCGCTCGCAGGCTGAGAGCTTGTTTCTGTCTCTTCAGCCTGCTCTGAAATAGGGGAAAGAACCGCAGTCGTGTTTCGTTCGTTCACGTGAAACCCTCCAGGTTGGTTGACCTTGAATGTTCCTGCTGCACTGTCTTGCGAAGCCTT
This window encodes:
- a CDS encoding 50S ribosomal protein L25; the protein is MASSTMEAVVATPREGKFNKNAARRVRVAGKIPAVVYGAGQDAVAVAVDPKVITRILHSDSGHNTIFDLNVEGSAVVKAMIVDWQNEPIKGTLLHIDLKRIAMDKTIIVSVPIQLVGVPVGVKSQGGILEHVMREVEIECLPNDIPSHLDVDVSNLELHGIIHVSDLPHSGSIKFLGEEGATVAHVTIIKEEVVAVEAVVVAPTEPEVAKKGKTDAAAPAAPAADAKDAKKK
- a CDS encoding ribose-phosphate diphosphokinase codes for the protein MNERNTTAVLSPISEQAEETETSSQPASAPSTQGGHTKGAQGPQGPRVPEPAPEKKRPGRLADDKRIKIFCGSSNKPLAEEICKFVGVPLGETRLQRFSDGEVHFQLLENVRGADVFLVQPTCFPVDQHLVELLIMMDALKRASAGRITVVIPYYGYARQDRKDRPRVAITSKLVADLLTTAGANRALLVDLHAAQIQGFFNIPVDHLFASPVLVSYFRELDLPNLTVVSPDAGGVERARFFAKKLDVPLAIVDKRRTDINVTEVMNVIGDVQGRTCLILDDIIDTAGTLVKTVDALLAEGAEKVYACATHPVLSGPAVERIAASRLEQLIVTNTIPLREDALKVEKIKVLSIAGLLGRAIESIHMETSVSTLFN